AGGGAAGCCTTGGCGAACCTCCGGGGGCTGTCCGAGGAGGACAAGAGTGAGCGGGCGATGCTGTGTTCCCGCATCCAGGAGCAGTCCCAGCTCATCTGCATCCTGAAGCGGAGATCCGACGAGGCCCTGGAGCGCTGCCAGACCCTGGAACTGCTCAACAccgagctggaggagaagaggctGCTGGAGGCCGAGGAGCTGAAGGCCAAAAATCAGCAGGCCCAGAAGCTGGAGGAACGCTTTATGACCCTGGCCTCCAACCACGAGTTGATGATCCGCTTCAAGGATGAACACAAAAGGCAGAACGCCAAGCTGCGAGAGGAGAACGAGAAGCTGAGGCTGGAGAATGACCAGCTCTTCAGCCCAGCACTGAAGGCCCAGGAGGCCAAAGTGGTGCAGCTCACAGCCCAGAGCGAGGCCCTCGCCAAGGAGCTGGAGACCCTGCAACGGAAGTACGCCCATGATGTCTGCCAGGCTCAGGCCCGCGAGCAGGAGCTGCTGGAGCTGCAGAACCGGCAGGCCTGCGCCCACACTGAGGAGACCGAGCAGCTGCGCATGCAGCTGCAGagcctccagcagcagcagcaggaagccctGCAGCAGACGGCGAAGGCGGAGCAGGCACACAGTCAGCAGAACCAGGAACTGCGGGCCCGTCTGCAGACAGTCACTCGGGAGAaagaggagctgctgctgctgtccatggagagGGGCAGGGTGCTTCAGAACAAGCAAGCGGAGATCCGCCAGCTGGAGGAGAAGCTGAAGATGGCCGACGTGGCCAGGAGGCACGCACTCGAGCGCTTTGAGCAAGAGGCCGTGGCCGTGAACAGCAACTTGCGAGTCCGGGAGCTTCAGCGCAGGGTGGATGGCATCCAGGCCGCCTATGATGAACTCAGGCTGCAGTCCGAAGCTTTCAAAAAGCACAGCCTGGATCTTTTAAGCAAGGAGAGAGAACTCAATGCCAAACTCCGCCATCTCTTTCCATAAGGAGGTTTCTGCTTCCTCTGGCCTCCGATGAAGAAATCAGATATCTGTGCCTTACTATTATGGCGAGAGTCAAGATGGCATTCCATTTATTCTACTTTTAAGTACGAGAGACCAAAGAAAAGCTACTTTACTACACTGATGTTGTTTACTACAGTGCCATTGTAAGGGTAACACTGATTTTTCAGTCCTACCACCTAGAATACACGAGATTTACCAAATTTCGTTGTGTGCCTTTGAAATCTTCCTAAGTCTGCTATCAGTATCTCCACCTCTCCTATAACTTATTCATTCTCAACCTCAGATATCTTCAGCTGTCCTAAGTTTTAAAATTAGCAGCTCTTACTTTTCAGAGTGCAATGGGGGATGTATTATTGTGAATAAGTGCAATGGGATGTATTATTGTGAAAAATAGCACAGTTAGGCcttgtatcggagaaggcaatggcagcccactccagtactcttgcctggcaaatcccatggacagaggaacctggtaggctgcagtccatagggtcactaagagtcggacagaactgagcgacttcactttcacttttcactttcatgcgttggagaaggaaatggcaacccactccagtgctcttgcctggagaatgccagggggaccggggagcctggtgggctgccgtctctggggttgcacagagtcggacacgactgaagtgacttagcagcagcagcagcagcagcccttgtaAACAGA
The genomic region above belongs to Bos taurus isolate L1 Dominette 01449 registration number 42190680 breed Hereford chromosome 29, ARS-UCD2.0, whole genome shotgun sequence and contains:
- the CCDC89 gene encoding coiled-coil domain-containing protein 89, coding for MDTPSSEEPLDKQNRKLEDQEEEMGFKELDGLREALANLRGLSEEDKSERAMLCSRIQEQSQLICILKRRSDEALERCQTLELLNTELEEKRLLEAEELKAKNQQAQKLEERFMTLASNHELMIRFKDEHKRQNAKLREENEKLRLENDQLFSPALKAQEAKVVQLTAQSEALAKELETLQRKYAHDVCQAQAREQELLELQNRQACAHTEETEQLRMQLQSLQQQQQEALQQTAKAEQAHSQQNQELRARLQTVTREKEELLLLSMERGRVLQNKQAEIRQLEEKLKMADVARRHALERFEQEAVAVNSNLRVRELQRRVDGIQAAYDELRLQSEAFKKHSLDLLSKERELNAKLRHLFP